From a region of the Bermanella marisrubri genome:
- a CDS encoding NAD(P)-dependent alcohol dehydrogenase, with protein sequence MKAVMCPKYGDASVLCIADVPLPEVGPQQIRVKVVASSVTKADTMMRQGTPWYARLALGLRRPKHGITGTGFSGVVEALGADVSNVNIGDVKVGDEVFGESGLTFSTNAEYVIVEQDAVILKKPSFLSHEEACVMCDGPLTSFNFLHNIAKLKPSQRILINGASGSLGSAAVQLAKAHGAYVIAVCSQSNHAWMYELGADECVDYRQQDLALLNQQVDVIYDTVGNLKFKQMQSVLADKGLFMSPVLSMNLLWHMMRTRSSQSKRAAFSATGMISPSQLKKDLKTLLSIYEEKTLQNYIDCRFDLKDASKAHDYVDSNRKKGSVVLLN encoded by the coding sequence ATGAAAGCCGTGATGTGCCCAAAATACGGGGATGCAAGCGTGTTATGTATTGCTGACGTACCTTTGCCTGAAGTTGGTCCACAGCAAATCCGAGTTAAAGTGGTGGCCAGTAGTGTTACCAAAGCCGATACCATGATGCGTCAAGGCACACCTTGGTATGCACGCTTGGCTCTTGGCCTTCGTCGCCCTAAGCATGGGATTACTGGCACGGGCTTTTCAGGTGTAGTGGAAGCTTTGGGCGCGGACGTTAGCAATGTGAACATTGGTGATGTGAAAGTCGGCGATGAAGTATTCGGCGAATCTGGCTTAACCTTTTCCACCAATGCTGAGTACGTCATTGTCGAGCAAGATGCCGTCATTCTGAAAAAGCCAAGCTTCTTATCCCATGAAGAAGCGTGCGTGATGTGTGACGGCCCTCTGACCAGTTTTAATTTCTTGCACAACATTGCAAAGCTAAAACCCAGCCAGCGAATTTTAATTAACGGTGCTTCTGGCAGCTTAGGCAGTGCTGCCGTGCAACTGGCTAAAGCCCATGGCGCTTATGTGATTGCCGTGTGCAGTCAAAGCAATCACGCATGGATGTATGAGTTAGGTGCGGATGAATGCGTGGATTATCGGCAACAAGATCTTGCTTTACTTAATCAGCAAGTGGATGTGATTTACGATACGGTGGGTAACTTAAAGTTTAAGCAAATGCAATCGGTGTTGGCTGACAAAGGGTTATTCATGAGCCCGGTGCTTTCCATGAACTTGCTCTGGCATATGATGCGAACACGATCGTCACAGTCAAAAAGAGCGGCGTTTAGTGCAACTGGAATGATCAGTCCAAGTCAGTTGAAGAAGGACTTAAAAACACTTCTTTCAATCTATGAAGAAAAGACTTTGCAAAACTATATTGATTGTCGCTTTGACTTAAAAGATGCAAGCAAAGCTCATGACTACGTTGATAGCAATCGTAAGAAAGGAAGTGTGGTTCTGCTCAATTAA